AATCCGTAGATGTTTCTAACCTCACTGTGCAGGTGTACTATTCCTCCGTCATCTCTCTGTGTGAAATCATTCCCATAGTCATGATACTTTTTCTTCGACATGATTCTACCGAAAAGAAACTCGGTTTCTATTCCTCGGTCCTCCAGTTCAGAAGACATCAGTCTTAGTTCTTTCAGTGATTCCGGCGTGTAGAATATTGCAGGTTCATTCATGTCGTTCCAGAATCCAGCTATTCCATTCTTCAATAAGCGATCGTAATACTTTCCCCACCAACTTCTCGTGGCCGCGTTCAGGAAGTCGGGAAAGCTCGATTCTCCAGGCCAGACAGCCGCTCTGAAAAGTCTGCCGTCTTCCCGCTTGCAGAATGAATCATTTTTGATTCCTTCTTCGAATACGTCATATCCATCGACGGCCTTGACTCCTGGATCGACTATCGCGACAACTTTCATTCCCATACTGGAGAGTTCATCGATCATCGAGGATGGTTCGGGAAAGCGATCGCTGTTCCAAGTGAAGACCATAAATTCATCCATGTAGTCTATATCAAGGTAAATAGCGTCACAAGGAATCTTCCGGTCTCTGAATTCCTTTGCGATGTCCAGAACAGTTTTTTCGTCTGCGTAGGACCATCTTGATTGGTGATAACCTAAAGACCAGATGGGCAAGAACATGGGATTGCCTGTGAGCTTGAAAATATCCCTCAGGATCTCTTCGGGTTTCTCGAAAAACATGAAGAGATCAAAACCACTGCCTTCCACATCAATCTTCAGCCGGTCTCTGATCTCGAACCCTACGTCGAATCTCGAATAGCCTGGATGATCAAGGAAGAAGCCAATCTGCCTCTCGGGAGAGGAAATGTAGAAGATTGGAAGGGTTGAGTATAACTTTTTTTTTGATGGCGAGTGATCCGGTTCGTCTGTGTTGTACATCTCATAGACCCCGCCTCTCTTGTTCAGGGGTCCGATGGTCTGTCCAAGTCCGAGAACTGCCTGGTCGTTATGTAGTTCGATCGTAATACTGAATCCATCTGTCTTTTCTTCAATCTTCATCTCGTTGAAGTCCTGCGATGAGGATCCTTCTAGCCCATGCAGTCTCAACCCTTGGAAGAGATGATTTGCCGCGGCGCTATCCAGTTCTTCTTCAGGCGCCGCCAATACCGAACCAGTTTCAAACTTCGTCTTACCCTCTCTTTCAACTTCCATTTTGATTACTGAATCGAAGTAGCGAAAGAATCGTTTCCTCAAAGCAGTGCCTCCAGTTCTAGGAAATATCGATCTCATTGTACAACAAGATGATAGACTTTGTATGTAAAGTGATGCCAGGGAGGTAGTCTGATGACAGTCAGGAAAGCTATTGAGAAGATCAAAGGATTGGAAGCTGAGAGGCTTTCGGAGATTAGCGGAAAATACTCGTTCTTTATTGAAGGAGGTGATCCACAGAGATTCACTGTTGAGATCTGCGATGGCAGGCTAGAGGTTTTTGAAGAAGAACGACCTTCGGATTGCTCAATACGCACAGATTTTGCGACCTTTGAAGGACTGATTGAAGGAGCTGTGAATCCTCTGACGGCTTTCATGACTGGGAGTTTGAGGGTATCGGGCGATCTGGCCTTTGCGATGAAGCTTAACAAATTGCTTGGAGGTGAATGAATGGCACATGAAGTACTGATACTGGCTTTTGAAGGGAAGAAATCCTGTTTTCTTCATGCTTTGCTGAATGCTCTCGACATGTCAGAAAAGGGATTTGCCGTATCTGTCGTAATGGAGGGAGAATCTCCCAGTCTCATGAAAGAGATTACAAATGAGAAAGATCCTGTTCATGAGATTTACATCGAAACGAAGAAAAGGGGCCTCATAAAGGCCGTATGCTATGGTTGTTCGAAAATGATGGGCGTCCTTGAGATTGTAGAGAAAGAGGGTCTTCCTCTGAATGGAGATATGAGGAACCACGTTCCGCTCGCAACATACGTGGAGCGTGGAGCCGAGATCATTACGTTCTAGAAGGAGCTCGAGCTATTACTGCGGAGAGCTTATAAAAGCAGATTTCTCTCAAAGAAGGGAGTTCGTGATGAGGAACAGTCTTAGACGATGGAAGAATGAAAAACTGGCACAGAAACTCAAAAAAGTCTTTGAAAGCAAATCCGTGAGAGTGATTTACCTTCCAGATATAGAAATGGTAGTCGAAGAAGTTCATAAACTGATTCCCGATGGAGCTACCGTCAGTTCAGGAGGATCGGTGACGCTTCAGGAAACGGGAGTAATGGATTTGCTGAGATCGGGGAAATATGAATTTCTTGACAGAGACTCGGTTTCTGAAGATAAAGAGAGAAGAAAGATCATGATCAAGGCATTTGAGTCCGACTATTATCTCTGTAGCGCGAATGCTATCACAGAGAATGGAGAGATTCTTCTGCTGGATGGGAGCGGCAACAGGGCCGCTGCAGTGACGTTTGGGCCTGAAAAGGTGATTTTTGTTGCCGGAATAAACAAAGTCGTGGAAGATCTGGACGCAGGTATCAAAAGAATCAAGTCGATAGCGCCGATGAATGCAAAGAGGCTGAACCTGCATACTCCCTGCGCGACAACCGGATTCTGCTCCGACTGCAGCAGCGAAGAAAGAATATGCGAAATGTACTCAATAATTATCGATTCGAGAAGAAGGCCATGGCGCTATACGATAGTTTTGATAGGTGAAGAGCTTGGCCTGTAAGAAGACTCTTAGGATCAGAGTCTTTGGGCGTGTGCAGGGCGTTGGTTTCAGGTACTTTGCCCTTCACACCGCCACGTCTCTAGGTGTAACGGGTTTTGTGAGGAACGAGCCCGATGGAAGTGTAGAGATCCTTTGTTCCGGATGTGATGAAGAAATTGATGCTTTCGTTGAAAGAATAGATAGGGGTCCATCCTATGCCAGCATCACAAGGACAGAAATTGAAGAGCTCCCCTTCAAGTCGTTCAAGAGCTTCGAGATTAGGTACTGAAGTTTAGATTTGTCCCCATTCGGCTAGGAACCTCTGCACAAATTCCACAACGAAACTGTAGCGGTCCTCAGCCATTTTTCTTGCAGTTTCCGTC
The nucleotide sequence above comes from Mesotoga sp. BH458_6_3_2_1. Encoded proteins:
- a CDS encoding TIM-barrel domain-containing protein; translation: MRSIFPRTGGTALRKRFFRYFDSVIKMEVEREGKTKFETGSVLAAPEEELDSAAANHLFQGLRLHGLEGSSSQDFNEMKIEEKTDGFSITIELHNDQAVLGLGQTIGPLNKRGGVYEMYNTDEPDHSPSKKKLYSTLPIFYISSPERQIGFFLDHPGYSRFDVGFEIRDRLKIDVEGSGFDLFMFFEKPEEILRDIFKLTGNPMFLPIWSLGYHQSRWSYADEKTVLDIAKEFRDRKIPCDAIYLDIDYMDEFMVFTWNSDRFPEPSSMIDELSSMGMKVVAIVDPGVKAVDGYDVFEEGIKNDSFCKREDGRLFRAAVWPGESSFPDFLNAATRSWWGKYYDRLLKNGIAGFWNDMNEPAIFYTPESLKELRLMSSELEDRGIETEFLFGRIMSKKKYHDYGNDFTQRDDGGIVHLHSEVRNIYGFNMARAAYEGIRRYDPGRRPFNITRSSYPGIQRYAILWTGDNDSQWEHLLSEIRLVQSISLAGVSFTGCDVGGFGGDCSGELLVRWTQFGAFLPFFRNHSAIGTRRQEPWAFDEEVERLVKKAIDLRYSLLPYLYSIHKQSVDGETTMIRPLSLVWPQDRETYYADDQFMLGSAIMVAPVYQRNSEGRHVYLPEGEWLDLNSKSVIEGGHIWVNAPLNTVPHFQRRDTLLVTTASSQYTESGSWGDLHITGFVKERAEFDLYEDDGFTYAYKTGEYSIKKLVVTNTHYGIKIEIRPQKGTFMCKERVLSFEIYNESGLHEAEICDSPEGCDILVE
- a CDS encoding acylphosphatase, translating into MACKKTLRIRVFGRVQGVGFRYFALHTATSLGVTGFVRNEPDGSVEILCSGCDEEIDAFVERIDRGPSYASITRTEIEELPFKSFKSFEIRY
- a CDS encoding SCP2 sterol-binding domain-containing protein is translated as MTVRKAIEKIKGLEAERLSEISGKYSFFIEGGDPQRFTVEICDGRLEVFEEERPSDCSIRTDFATFEGLIEGAVNPLTAFMTGSLRVSGDLAFAMKLNKLLGGE
- a CDS encoding lactate utilization protein — translated: MRNSLRRWKNEKLAQKLKKVFESKSVRVIYLPDIEMVVEEVHKLIPDGATVSSGGSVTLQETGVMDLLRSGKYEFLDRDSVSEDKERRKIMIKAFESDYYLCSANAITENGEILLLDGSGNRAAAVTFGPEKVIFVAGINKVVEDLDAGIKRIKSIAPMNAKRLNLHTPCATTGFCSDCSSEERICEMYSIIIDSRRRPWRYTIVLIGEELGL